Genomic window (Nomia melanderi isolate GNS246 chromosome 14, iyNomMela1, whole genome shotgun sequence):
GAGGAATAAATTAGTATCAGAGAataagatgagaaaagatgaagaCAAATGAGAACAGAGTTTCTCTTGCCATCGAGTCgtcttgcaattgttttcttCGTTGCATAGGAGAAGAGGCCTAATTAGTATTTGGTATTCGCTATGGTTATGCATATCCAATCGAAGCTATAGGGTACATTAGGGATGGTTGATTTTTCTGGGGAGAACTATTACATCCGAAGTGTCATTGATACCTAAGAAAAAGAAGTATACTTATGAAAGTAGATACGTATAAACGAGAAATAAATGAGATTCAGGAGATCGGCCCATTCGGTCCAGAGTTATCCCAGCAGGAGAGCCCTCTTGCCCCGTGTCGCCTCGTAGCTCTTTCCCTACACGAGGAGTATTTATCGCGCCATTCGAATTACAAACGTTATCATTCGCGTCTCTCGCTTCCGTGTCGTTAGCAATGAATCCGAGAATTCCTCGAAAGTTATGTATCGCAAAGATGTCTGGCTGATTGTCCCGGGCGGAATGGATTGAATATAAATCGCGATGTTAACGGCACCGCGTGTGCCCATGAGGTAGCGATAAATATTtgcagcgtcgcgtcgcgtcgcgcgcgttGCGACGATTTCTGTCCGTTGGATTCGATGAACGGTGGTGTCTCGTAGCTCGCGCCACGCCGGACCAGCGCTATCCAGTGGCGAGTCGCATGTAACTGGTGTAACGAGAGAACCTGGCACCCGCAGGTAGGCCTTGCCAGGAGGATGGGGGCCCACGATGGGGGAGTGCCATTGCTCTAACATCGCTATCATGCAGCTGTTCCATGAGCTGAAGCAGCAGTTCCCTGCGCTCCCTGATCACGTCGTCTCCCAGTGCATCGCCCAGGTATAGGTGCTCTTTGTCCACCATTGCTGTTCACGGAGGCTCGATCCGATCCACGAACAACCCGGACTCCTCGGTGCTTCTGGTACCAGTTGACGATGCCAACTGATCAAAGCGTTTCAGCACTAGCGCTGAAATATACTAGCCGCAAGGCAGAACGATGGAATGACTTGGGTTTCGGATAGACTGATGCTCGAGGTTGCAACTTCGAGCGTTGAGTTTCTTAAACGATATTTATAAGATTCgatatacttaacactaggtttacgggcatttattgtacagtttattctattgttcctagggaagttgatattcgttcatttagattttggaaattgtagatgtagaaatagacgaaacgattgaaacatttaccaaataatgtttataaaattcaatctgcgtcaaattgacgcgttctgtaaacctagtgttaagtaagcTTGGTGTCATTGAATAATATCTGTCGTTCTGCCTTGCGAACACTGATGTATCCGGTTCCTCGAACTGGATTTTTCTATATCGTTATCCCGAAGAATGGTACCTGGTCCCAGGTAGACCGGTAAAcggattctatttgaaatcgcGCGTAGATCGATTTCTCTGGGACCAGAGCGAAGCAAAGAAATAACTGAACGGTATTGCGAAACAGAGATAGTGATAATGATATTTTCACGGTTGAAGGACATTTTGCGGCGGTGTTGCGATCGAGTACTCCGGGAACGGCGTCCCGGTTGCACAGAGTGTGCTCCTAACCAGTCTGCAAAGATTTGCTCTCCCCGCTCATCCGTCATCGCTAAAAACGAAACCAAAGCACGTCAACGACTAACAAGCGGGTACGGCTCGCGTATCCATAACTTCCGGGGTTTGAGAATTAACGTCAGAACTTCTTCTTCTCCCGCTTCCTGTCGTTGCACGAGCGTGGAACCTGTGTGTACGTATGCCTCCTTTCAGCTAAACGTTTCgctcttttatttattcttaatcCTTCCGTAGCGCGGTCACCGACGCGACGATGTACACCGGTGGACACGCTAAACGTTGATCTAATCCCCCCGAGACGGAAGCGCGGAGGTGTATTCGGCGCTTCCGGTTGCACGATATTAATCACTGGCAAGCCTCGTCGTCCTAGGAGACCGCGGAATCCGAGAGTCTCTAACCGTTTGCGGTCCAGGTTTGTCCGATTCCGGCGAACGCGCCGATTATTTCTAACCGCATCTAAATCGTAGCTCTCTCTCCGACGATCCCAACGTTTAACCTTTTGGCGACCTATAGAATTACATTGCAACCAGCAACAAAGTGCATAAGCTATCGGCAACAGAGAAAGAACAGAGCCTATAGAAGTACACGGAAACCACTGCGGTAGCGTGTACACAATAGCCAAAAGGTTAAGAGATCACCTGGACCGCAGATGGTTAGCGCTTCCCGCGACAACCCTCGAGTCGAAACTAGTCGGCGGACCGTTGCGGAAGAAGAAGCCGGTCGTTCCCTAAAAATAATCCTGAAGCTTCCGGTCGAGATGGCCTCGAATAGCCGATCCTCGGGGACCGATCCCGGAAAACTGGCTGACCCGGGTGCGTCTGTGCGTTCCAGAACAGCCACGATCGAGAGATATGCGCGAGAAGCCTCCGCGCCACGCAAGAATCACGACCGTCGCCGGGCGCTTTCCCTCCAGCCGCGGCCTGCGGCGTCCTCCAGCAGCCTCAACAGCACAcccagcaacagcagcagcaacagcagcagcaacaacgaGCGAGCCCCGCCGCGCAGCAGCGTTGCTGCGCGATGAGCCAGCCCCAACGAACCGTCGCGAGCAGCAACAACGGGAACCCGCGACCACACAGACCAGCCTCGCTGGACATTGGAGCGTCGCGGCGCTGTCCCCTTAGCTGCACACGGGCAGCAGCGATCTCCGCCTCGTCGCCGATCGCTGGTAACCCGGTGACACCCTCCTCGGCGCCACCTGCCTGCACCGTCAGGGGCTTCTTCGACGATTGCGGCGCGCTACCGACGACCACCGACGCGAACTGCAACAATCACGTCCAGAACAACGCGGGAAACGAGCCGGCCGGGTTCGAGCTGAACGTGAACGTTGCCTGTAGCCCTGCTGGCAATCGCGGTACGCATTCCACGGAGACCAGGGACCTTTTTGTCTTTTTGCTACCGATGAGGCTAGGATGAAGCTAGGACGAGATAAGGATCTGTAGGTGATtcacgctaggtttacggaatgcaGTTTGGTGTGAATTCTATTTGGTACTTgttcacgtcgattttgattgtaTCAATGATCCTATTTAGTTGTATTTCAACTACTGTTGAGATGTAAGTGAACAAACGTCGGTTTCTCTAACAGCAATAGACAGATTGTAATCGATATccgtgaacctagcgttaacgCTGGAATTGTTTTAGAACTCATAGGTCGAGATAGTTTCCTCCTCTACAATAGAACGTACACGATTCAGAATGTAGTTAAAATTGTGGTCTAGAAATAAGACACCTATTTGATGTTAATAAGAGCGGCAAATCGGTGGTCTCGATAATTGTCGGAAATGTGGCGCGAAGAACGGTCTCGCAAGAGTGCACCGGCGATCGTTTCTTGCGAAAACGAACGAAAGCGAGCTGCAATGGTAGCACGTGGAGGAGACTATTTCGCGCGGTCCCTGCGCATGGGGTCCGAGCCATTTCCGTAATCCGCGGTGGCATCGAGTTGCAACATGGTTGCAGAATAGTTGATGAATTGGATACATGCGACGAACCGGTTGCGCAACAAGCAATTACGTCGCTCCTCGAGTACGTCGCGTCGGTATGGAAACGGGAATAAAACAGGTTCCATCCACGTGCAGCGACGACGGCCGATCGTTTTTAATCGCGATCTTGCCACGCGGATGTTTTCCGCGGATCGATCGGTTTCCGGGACAGTCGTACCACGCGCGGTCGTGTTGCTCCTAGCCGTCGACTTCTTTTCATCCCCGCCGATCATTCACTGTCCCACCTTATCGCGGACCATTACACGTATATTTATAAACTCTATCGCGCTCGTTTTCCGGGAGAATTACATTATCCGAACAGACGTCTGGCTATCTGCCACTTTTGCCACTTATTGCAACCATCCTCTGGCTGTAATTTCTGTAAACATGAAAATAAGTAGTGAGCAACGATCGGACACGGTGGAAGCGTATCGGCGAGCCTCGGTTAAGAAATTCGAGCCAGACATCAATCTCTTACAAAAGCATCACCATTCCATGCCACTCAATCCACCGAGCGAATGTAatcaacccttcgcgctcgaaagTCTTCCATTCTCAAGAGATCCGTATAGATCGATAGATCTATTGGTCCTGAATTCGTCGTGCTGGACAAACGTCCACCGATCTTCAGAGGGATTCCTGAAAATGTTAAAACCGAATCGTCGATCTTTAGACTTCCGAACGGTGCCCACGATCGGTGGCGCCTGTAAACGAACCGATCTGATCGTCGATCCACGGGCACACTACGCGGACCCGTTGCTCAGCGTGGAGAACGTCGCCGGGCCGCAGATCGATCACACGCGAAGCTACACCTCCGTCAGCCTGACACTCAGGCCGCCGTCCTCGGAGCCGCAGCCGCCGATCGACATCAGATCGCAGGGCTCGAGCTTGACCTACTCGAGTTCGTCCCTGGACCCGCGAGGCTTCCAGAGTCGCCTGCAGATCAGCATCGGCGCGGGAGCCGTTGGCAGCGTGGCGGCTGCCAGAATCAGGCCGCCGATGGGCCCCAGCAGGCCCAACAGCTTGATACCGCCGGTACAAACCGGTCCTCAGAGGCCGCCAGGTACGTCCCGCCCCTGGCCTCGAACGGTTGCTCGTCTCTGTTCGTCGCTGGACAAATTTATTCCAGTAGAGATATTTATCCGCCGAGTTTCAAACATTTTAGCACGGTACATTCGTCTAAAGCTCGTTATCATGAAGACGGTAGCTAAATATCTTGAAGCTGAATACGAATCGTTAGTTGTATTGATACGAGAATCATTGAACAGCAATTGATACGTTAGAACGAAGAACATTTGGACTCTATGTTTCAACCCTCAGACTAGGGTAAGTCGATGGCCTAGTTCTTTAAtgttagaactatcgagcacttAAACGGTCTTTCTAAAATTTCCTTACAACTAAAAGCGtgaatttatcaagatttcaattgagttaTAGTTTAGGTATcactaaatcaacttctttaattTCTTAAGTCCCCGTCTCGGCAATAATCGTAAAAGACATTAGGAGTTGGTCCCTTTtatcattcctaaattcttcttttaattattgaaaaaaacaaTAGTCTCTAAGAAATCCCTAAAGAAATTGCTTTAGTAATACGTGAATTAAGTTTCGAGTGATCGTAGTCTCAACAGATCTaggggtttctatagaaaaatgttcaaaagtcAACTCGACTGCGTTCCAGTGTCAAAGACCTGTTACATCCTACCATTAACACCCAACGAAAAGAGATACAAGAACACTTCAATCTCTACGAGATTCAGTGTACCAAAGTTGAAAATACAGAGATCGAACGATCTAAATGAAATAGTCATCTCACCTACGGGTCTCGCCTGGAAGTATCCTAATCGGAGCATGTCTTCCAGGCCTTCCAGCAGGACCACCCAGCCAGTTGCCGCGGCCGACGACAACGATGAGCGCCCCAACCACACCCTCGGTACCGTCTGCGACGAACATTGTCCCTCTCATCAGCCTTCCAACGACACCGTCAGGACCGACGACGACCTCGCCGCCCTCCAGTCCCGTTGGCGAACGGATACAGGCCAATTCCGATCCGAATCGATCGCCGTTGAATCAAGGTACCCTTCCCCGCCCCCAGGGCACAACCCTGCGACGAGATTCGAAAATAACCGTCGGTCTATTTTTGCTGAACACCGGTGCGttaccaccactaccaccaccaccgccgccgtcgtcgtcgtcgtcgtcgttgtcgccACCCCCCCACGACGACGATGTGCGTGTGTGCGGACGCGTAGAGTCTTTTGTTTTTCGGGTGGCTCGCTTCGTATTATATAGGAGGTTGATACACGTAGTATATTTACCTGCGAGAACCGACCAGTCTGTCCGTCGCACGTATCTACGCCCACGCGCGTAACACTGAGAACGATATTTACGCATTCCTGACCCCACGCCTCCGTCTATACATAGCCAGGCTCGCGGTTACTCTACGCGGACCACCTGATCCGCTTTTCCTTCTCACCAGCGGCGTCGTCTCGGTGGGTGACGACACGTTTCCTGAACGGATCCGTGATTCGAACCTTATCTGTAGATTGtaccgattaaccctttgcactcggaaatctgGGAATGTTCAATGTCTGCTGATGAGATGTAGATTATAGTCTTTGAGAGTTAAATGAGGAAATTACGTAAATTAAGGGAAGATGTTTTATTTAGGTGTTTCGTGTATCGGTTTATATGAAGTTTAACGTTAtgtatgattttataattttgtatgtcAAGTCAAGTTGACAGAGAGAGATTTCGAGTCTAAAGTGTTAATTGTAAGTGGTAGGCGTTGGTATTAGCGCAGGCAATGCGAATGCTTGGAGATTTTCTTCCATGAACTGGTTCCTTACGGTTTACAGTTGGAAGTTGCTGGATCTTTAATACGTAACCGAGCtgatttgattaaaatttgattttgataCAAATTTGAGGAGGAACGGATGAGAATCTCCATAGCGTAAGAAtccaaaaggttttgtatatatCGCGACACCTGTGCTTTTAGCGTCTGTAAATGTTTGTAATGTTTGAATGCTTCCTGTAACGATACAGTGGCGGAGCACCAAAGGAAATTGGTAGCCGAACAGTTAGCCAGGAAAGAAAGGCTCGCCAGGGAGTTGAGGGCCGAGAAAGGACGACTCGAAGCGATGAAGAAAGAGCTGCAGTCTCTTTCGAGACCCTTCGATTCCTCGATGCCGCCGCAGGTATGGTGTACGCTTACAAATTCTCAAGAACATCGACGAGTTTCACTGTGAAAGTCCGTTCCGTAGGAGCTGAAGAGGAAATTAAGGAGCGAAATCTATCAGCTGCAGGTGGAATGCGACAGATTGGCGGATGAAGTGGATCAGTGGTCAGATCCAAGAGGTAGCTTCACATTCTAACTCCTAAATTAACATATTAAGACATTGAGTGTCTTGCGTGGAAGGTTTCTGATGGCGAGTCGAGTAACGTTAAGCACAGCTGTCGTCTATAGTAGTCGAGGAAAGATTGTTGTCACTGCGTTAATTTCTAGTGCCTTTGGGTGAAACGAATGAAGAATTCTATCAAGATATTTATACTGGTCAGCCGTTACCACCGAGCTCGACCAGTTTCAATCCTCCGCCATTGCCTAGTCAACCGCCCGCTTGGCAACCGGATGTCACCGGAAATAACGTTGACAGAGAAGAACGGGATGGTCCCTCTTGGGTCTGCAGAATGTGCACGTTCGATAATCATCCGTTGATGAACAAATGCGAACAGTGCGACATGCCGAGGCTGCCGGATCATGGAAACGCAGGTACGGCTTCCAGGAAACCGGGCGAGGAACTCGCCAGCTCGTTAACGCGCTTGGACGTCAATCAGAAACCTCCGACACCGCCGGAGTAACAAACGTGTGCCTTAACAGCATGTGACTTTCTTTGAACTGTTCCtacttttttctttgttttggaaGATTGACTGACTTTTACTCCGTACTGTGATGAAGTGCATAACCAAAGGTGATAATTGAATACTATAAGGCTCTTTCGGAAACAAATGTATTGAGCGTCGCGAGAAATACATGCGACATTAATAAAACAGGATTTAACTTGTACTTAAACGTAACGCTTGGACAAgtgttgttttttttaattaatcttaatatCCTTTTGCGTGCCTTTcaaagaatatgaaatattccatTTGGCACTGAGAGGGTGGGAAAGTAACGTGTTGTAAATTTGAGCTAAATGGAAACGCATGTTTTGTGTGTTATGTGTAGTGAATGCATAGTAGTAACCTGTTACCGTGTGCTGTTGCTTTTTATTGCGAATAACGGTAAGTATAAGATTGTGAGAATGCAAAGAGATGTACAGTAGTGTTGTTAACGATAGAAGCAGTGTAATAGAATTCCAATGTTCGATTTACAGGCGAAACACAAGATATTCATATACGAGTCACACATCATCACAACTTTTCACCGAGTCGTGAGTATACTTTGGAGTATATTCCACAATGTAGTAGTTTTAAGGAAAATATAGCATGCGGTAGTATGCATAGTAaagtaattgtttatttattttccaggaACAGTACATAGTTGGGTGGTATGATGTGAACTGCATTAGAAATTTgagaaactgtatataaaattatttaaattaaataaaaaaaaattgttgtagGAAATCAACAGATTGCCAGTGGAGGGCACAGAAGTTTTAATAACTTAATTCagttcttgtttcttttttctttttatttacgaCAACGTACATCAtgtgaaattaatatatcatttgatatatgtacatatatatacatatatacatctatacatatatatgtatatgtatatacataatttaactttcttGATACATAATACGGGATTAAGATTGGGAGAACGCATCTGCACTTTCCGTTATTAAACGGTAAACGACTTAACAGTAGTCTAACTCCTATTTGTAtgagttttgaaatattatttaaaatacaaggTATTTGTAGTAAGTCCATTAGTGTGAAGTTCTCCCATTATATGGCTGTACCCCTTTCCAAATTCAGCTTAGTCTCTCGAGTATATTCTCCATAGAACCTCTCCAGTTTCTGGTTGAACTTGGCATTGCGTTCATTAATATAATCAATGTCCGCATCATCGTTGTGCATTCTCCTTCTGCTATACTTATCCCTCTTTGCAATTCTGCgacaaaataatacatattattatatgtgtGCTACATTACATCGAACTACATAGTATTGCAATACTAACTGTTTTTCCAAGTCTTCCACCATCTTATCTACAGCCTCCTTCTTATCCTCATGAAGACCATGCAATATAGTGTTTCTATCCCCATAGAAAGCTGTTCCTAACTTGTCCTTGGCTTCATCGTATGACTCCATATTTGGTTTGATATTCTTCACTAGCCTATTATATTGACGTATAGCTGCTTGCTCATAATCTGAAAAGCCTGGATCCGGATTCTTTTTGTTCCTCTTCTTCCTTGCTATCCGCTCTGCCTCTGTTGCATCAATGTGCAATAATTTCGTTCTTTCATAGTCCTCTCCCTACAAAATACACAcagtataaatacatatattttcttaacaatatatattattatataccttCTCTTGTGCCTCCTTCCTCGCAGCTTCATCTTGCACAATCCATTCTGCTTGTCGCTTGCGGGATTCCCAATTAGAAGGCAGCTTGTTTCTCTTATCCTCTTCAACAACCTCTTTATGATTCTGTTGTCTAGCTTCATTCTACAAAAAATAACACCCTATAAGAAACATTCCCCCTAAAAACCGTTTCCACATCCAAAAGCCATAAAAAACAAATCATTTCCTAGCCTCCTATTTACTAACAAACCAACATTCTCATACCCTCTTCGCATGTAGATCCCTCAATCGCTTCATCCTCTCCGCATGCTTCTCGGCGAACGATTTCTCGCCGGAACTCGTCCCATTCTCCATCGCGAAATATTTATTCCCAAATAAATCCTACCACGAAACAAGCTTCTGTCACCCTTCGAGGTTAGAACGCAATTGTTCAGGTCACCACTTAACCGTCAGGTCATGGACGGTGACGTTTCCCGTGGAACCGTACAGATGTCACCCTGCTACGATTCATCGACGAATAAGGTGAGCTCGAGAATTGGTCCGATCGTTGTTGATCGCGGTGGTAGGGTCGCCTGAAATCGATCTTCCGCTTCCGAACGGACGGGAGCGCGATAAGCGGACCGACGAAGATTCCTAGAGCGCGGCGGTATCCGTGGGACTGACTTCGCGTCGGGGAAAAGTCGGGTGAATTTTTCGTTCCGCCGGTAGGATCAAGTGTACCGGCCGTGGTACAATCGCGAACGGCTCGGCCCGACGCACGCTTTGCCCCGCGTTTGCGCGAGCCCAAAGACGGCACAGTGAGAGACGTGACGCAGAGAATTCCTCTACGGCTGCCCGCCTGGCGCTGAGGATAGCTGCCGAGCTTTTTGAGCATTTTCCCGCGGGCTCGCGCGTCACAGGCTGCCACTAGCACCCGCGGCAAATCGAAGGGGGCAGGAAATCTTTCGCCACGCGACTCTCGCCGCGCGACTAACTTATATACTCTCCCTATACCGTTATGGAGACTCTCGAATCGAGTCGCGTGTGCCGCCTCTGCGGCAAGCAATCCGGTATCTCTATTAATATATTCGACAAGAATGAGAACCACGTGAGGAAAATCAACGCCGTTCTACCGATCATGGTACGTCATAAATCTTCAAAACTCTTCCTCTCCGTTTTGGCCACGGGCCGTTTTTTCCGCGTGCCCAACGTGTCATCTCCCGACGGCCGTGCGCGTACGCCCCCTCCTCAACCACCTTTCTCGCCAGGAATcgagtaatttatttttcgaaacgaCCGTATTCGAACGCCTCTATTCCTCCACATGCTCTCGGTACACGGTTTTACAGATGCTCCTCTGTTACGGGCTGAACCCGTTGCGACAAGTGGTATTTACGTTTGTCAAAAGTGAGGTTATCATTACTTTACGCGCCAATATGCCTCATTAGCGAGTCCCACGTATTGCGTAACTTTAAAAGCGTAATCGTAGCTTTTCGTTCGCTCGTTGCGTTGGAAACGTTGAATTTTCCACTTGCCGGCGGAAGGATACGTTGATTAAAGGATCGGGCTGAAAGCGCGGGACGGTATCGATATCAACAGCTTGGATCTTGTTTCCGATAGAATGTTCCGAGTTAAAGAGGGTTGATGGTCACCTTGAAGCCATACGGAACCACTTGGAAgctatttacattatttataccgACACTCTGATTTCCTTTTGTTAACTGTTGTTCTAGAATCATCGACGTCATTGTTTcctgtaaaataaaaaagtcaTCGGTATCTATGTATCAAAGACTCGAATACTCTCTAATCATTATTATCAGTCATTACACTGAATCTAATACtgattatattatctaattcgCAGAAGCTACGTTGTACATAGTAACGCTGCTTAGATTATTCGATATCTTGACCTTGGAAACGAAATGTTCTTACTGGAATGACGTAGTCACTTGTCCTCTATTAAAATCAGAATCGAATGGCTGATCttttttgtaaatgttatttagcTTTTTCAATCGGATAATTTAATGCTGCAGTTAATTAATGGAAGAAGACATTCACTCGCTCGACTTTTAAGTCTAATACAATTGTACTCGTTATGTATGCGTGACGTTGGATAGGACTCGGCTGACGTGTCTGTTAATCGCACGACGATTCTACTTATTTAAACCACGTGTACGAGACAGGTTTTAGGAACTTAATATTCAACAACGTTATcgtatttttttcattcgaattgattgtcttGCAATTTCGAAAGTATCTCGTGTAACATTCAATTTCTAACAACACATCTCACGTCCCCGTGATTTCACGGTGAAAAAATCACATCCTCCCCCCAACCTTTCACGCACCGTCGCGACACGCTCAGCATCCCCACCCCTTGTCATCAGCGTCTCCCGATCATGATCCTTGCCGGATAAAATATCTGAAACAGTAAGTAGCAAACGGTCTGCTTTAAAATGAAGATCTCTCAATAGAAATCTCTCATTTATCGCAGTCAATGTTCCAAGCAATGTTGCTGGGAGGATACTcggaatatttgaattaaaccTGAAAATAAATAGACTTTCACAAACGGTCACGATTTCTCGTGTAACGTTTCCCCGTGATATTTTATCGTCGAAAAATATTCTTCGGACTAGACTCGAAGTAAAAAATTCAAGTATCCATATTTCATCGATCCTGTGGAGACCATGTGGATGAAATATTCTATCGATCACGTATCATCCATAGGTGCACGAGATGGATCTACTGCCGAAACACATGTGCCATCGATGCAGCTACAAGCTGGAGGAGTTCCACAAGTTCTACGTGGACTGCCTGAAAACGGACACGGACCTGAAGAGCCAGCTGTCGTGGATGGGGAAGAATGATCCTTTGAAGCGGGTCGGCATACCGATGGTGCACATCGAGAACATCAAGACCAAGATCGAGCCGCCGGACTACGACGCGTACGACATGGCCCCCATGGTGGGCAACATGAGCTACATAAACTCCATGAGCCCGATGGCCTTCGAGCCGGAGGACATCTCGTACGCCGCGTACAGATGTAGGTGTTGCTGTGATAAAATGGACCAAAGTAACCGGACTATACCGACGAGCTATCAGACCACCACCGCGGTGCCTCGTTGCAACCGGCTGAGCAACGTGGAACCGGAAATCAACGAGCACGTTAATGTCTCCCAGTCGCCGAGAAGGAATCCCCTAACCGATGAGAAGTACAGAGAGCGGTCAACCGTGTTGACGCAGGTGGATGGGAACTGTAGGTTACAGAAAGCGCATCCTAATCATTCGAGCCTAACAGAGAATATTAAGAGCGCGGGCGTTGTTAAGAAAGACAAGACAAAGAACGCGATTGTACGTAATCTAAGACCTAGAAAGACTTTCGTGAACTATGTAGGGGCTAGAAAGAAATCAACGTTGTCGCAGTTGAAGGTTGCGGAATTGAACGGAGTAACGTTGCATACGCAACCGAAGCTGGAGATAGATGAGATCAAAGTGGAGAAGTTCGAGGATTTCGGGGGTCGCGTCCTCAGGCCCAGGAAGGGGACGATTGATTACACAGAATCGAAAAGGAAGTATTCGAGATCCTTGATTAGAAACCAAAGACCACGAATGGAAGAGGTTCACGCGGGCAAAGTCCGGAATATCGTGAATAAACTGAACTCGTCATCGGAGAACATGTTGCCTGCTACTCTAAATACTATTAAACACTACTGCGAGGTGTGCAATACGAAATTCCTTAACAAAGAATTGTTTAAGCTACACGTATGCTATCCTTGAACCGCGACCGATGTGATCAAATAGAGATATATTTTTACTCGTGCagattataagaatattttgatGAGATGATAAGGTTCGCGTTGCTTTTGATCTATTGGCATGACGTTACTCGAGGTAATAGGGATGTATCGAAACATGGGACCCCGATGGAAAGTACTCCACATCACTGTTGTCGTGCGAAAAAACCATAGACCAGCGAAAATTATGTACCTTTAGGATGTATTTTGATAACGAACCGTAGAAAACATTAATGATGtagtattttgttatttttatgaaCAAAGATGTACACATACGAGAGATTGTCagatattcatataaaatgttACGGCGGATGTTTCAGATGTATACGTTTAAGGAGTTTATGTACAGTCACTCAGAAACTCTGCATATGACCCATAAGTTTGCGGTATTCGAGAAATTATTGTCTACTATGATCAATTGCGGAAGTTAAATCAATGACTTCATCCCCTGAGAATATTTACAGTTTTGATCTTATTAGCATggataaaaaagaaatgtttactttgaatatgTATAGCGAATTCATGggttttatgtaaatatccgtgactacaaaataaagattcaCGAAACGCCTTCAGAGTTTAATagatatattcatattattattatatacacaaatataaatatatattaatataagcatgtataaatatatatttatattttatgaaatgtaaaaaaaaatatagattcatatacaaATATTGTGATATGCAGGTGTTCCGCGTGTATAGTTTACAGTCATTCTGCACACCACCCTTCcacgaaaatagaattaattgcTTTTACctcgaatgatttattttttccttCTAAAGAAAGTGTATCTACGATATTTATGATATGTAAGCGGGTTTGTGCAAAATGGTTATTATTGG
Coding sequences:
- the LOC116426981 gene encoding uncharacterized protein LOC116426981 — protein: METLESSRVCRLCGKQSGISINIFDKNENHVRKINAVLPIMVHEMDLLPKHMCHRCSYKLEEFHKFYVDCLKTDTDLKSQLSWMGKNDPLKRVGIPMVHIENIKTKIEPPDYDAYDMAPMVGNMSYINSMSPMAFEPEDISYAAYRCRCCCDKMDQSNRTIPTSYQTTTAVPRCNRLSNVEPEINEHVNVSQSPRRNPLTDEKYRERSTVLTQVDGNCRLQKAHPNHSSLTENIKSAGVVKKDKTKNAIVRNLRPRKTFVNYVGARKKSTLSQLKVAELNGVTLHTQPKLEIDEIKVEKFEDFGGRVLRPRKGTIDYTESKRKYSRSLIRNQRPRMEEVHAGKVRNIVNKLNSSSENMLPATLNTIKHYCEVCNTKFLNKELFKLHVCYP
- the LOC116426982 gene encoding pre-mRNA-splicing factor Syf2; this encodes MENGTSSGEKSFAEKHAERMKRLRDLHAKRNEARQQNHKEVVEEDKRNKLPSNWESRKRQAEWIVQDEAARKEAQEKGEDYERTKLLHIDATEAERIARKKRNKKNPDPGFSDYEQAAIRQYNRLVKNIKPNMESYDEAKDKLGTAFYGDRNTILHGLHEDKKEAVDKMVEDLEKQIAKRDKYSRRRMHNDDADIDYINERNAKFNQKLERFYGEYTRETKLNLERGTAI